Within Bacteroidales bacterium, the genomic segment ATATTTTTCATAAATCAATTCGGGGTCGGTTGAATATTCAATTATTTCATCTTCATCGTGGATAGATGTTGTCAATATTGGGTTTCCGAGTTCTTTAACGATGCTGAGTATAATGTTATTGTCGGGAATACGAATACCTACAGTTTTTTTCTTCGATTCGAAAATTTT encodes:
- a CDS encoding Sua5/YciO/YrdC/YwlC family protein, whose translation is KIFESKKKTVGIRIPDNNIILSIVKELGNPILTTSIHDEDEIIEYSTDPELIYEKYKDIVDIVIDGGYGSIVASTIIDCTNDEPILIRQGKGNLDEIIL